A region of Leptospiraceae bacterium DNA encodes the following proteins:
- a CDS encoding IS1182 family transposase, translating into MNYIQGTSREQIVLYSECLDNVIKEDSPVRVIDAYVDNLDLKKLGFKIPKLETGKPPYNPHDLLKIYLYGYIERIRSSRKLEKECNRNQELRWLTKNLAPDFKTIADFRKNNKDGIKNIFKEFLFFCKKMNLLTLSIVGIDGTKLRAQNGQNNVFKRERIENIEQNIKSKIQEYLEELELNDISEANELNLKDGDEARDVLNKLKRLTKYNDKVKGIRELFENDPELQVYFANDTDSRFQSDKGKIRPGYNAQTAVDNTNKLIIANDVSQKSNDLEQMTPMIEKVQSIKEELKIENETNAVMDSGYFSEKEIMNNKDKSGINIIVPDTKSALDSNNKRECKSNPDKLPAKGYEIQDFVYDKERDIYVCPAGKELNRQNENPRQTSYGIYVNEYKCKECKDCFHRAKCTNSKTGRTIRVSINRETMDDFKKEMGNEENKKLIRKRKEIVEHPFGTIKRNLGFTYFIQKGIRSVQAEFSFICFAYNFKRVINILGIRAFIDAVNAK; encoded by the coding sequence ATGAATTATATACAAGGAACTTCTCGAGAACAGATAGTATTATACAGTGAATGTTTGGATAACGTCATAAAAGAAGATAGTCCGGTAAGGGTTATTGATGCCTATGTTGATAATCTCGATCTTAAAAAATTAGGTTTTAAAATTCCAAAGTTAGAAACAGGTAAACCACCATATAATCCACATGATTTACTAAAAATATATTTATACGGATATATAGAACGAATCCGAAGTAGCAGAAAATTAGAGAAGGAATGTAATAGAAACCAGGAACTTAGGTGGTTAACAAAGAATCTCGCCCCGGATTTTAAGACAATAGCTGATTTTCGAAAAAATAATAAAGATGGAATAAAAAATATCTTCAAAGAGTTTTTATTCTTTTGCAAGAAAATGAATCTACTAACTCTTTCAATAGTTGGAATTGATGGAACGAAGCTAAGAGCACAGAACGGACAAAATAATGTATTTAAAAGAGAGCGTATTGAAAATATCGAGCAAAATATAAAATCCAAAATACAGGAATATTTGGAGGAATTAGAATTGAATGATATTTCCGAAGCAAATGAACTAAATCTTAAAGATGGAGATGAAGCCAGGGATGTATTAAATAAACTAAAAAGACTAACGAAATACAATGATAAAGTGAAAGGGATTCGGGAATTATTTGAAAACGACCCGGAACTACAGGTCTATTTTGCTAACGACACAGATTCAAGATTTCAAAGTGACAAAGGAAAAATTCGTCCTGGATATAATGCCCAAACTGCAGTGGATAATACAAATAAGTTGATTATTGCAAATGATGTATCGCAAAAGTCAAATGACCTGGAACAAATGACTCCTATGATTGAAAAAGTCCAGTCGATAAAAGAAGAACTTAAAATAGAAAATGAGACAAATGCAGTAATGGATTCCGGATATTTTAGTGAAAAAGAAATAATGAATAATAAAGATAAATCGGGGATAAATATTATAGTACCAGATACCAAATCTGCACTGGATAGTAATAATAAGCGTGAATGTAAAAGTAATCCTGATAAACTTCCTGCAAAAGGATATGAAATCCAGGATTTTGTTTATGATAAAGAGCGGGATATATACGTATGTCCGGCAGGAAAAGAATTAAATAGACAAAATGAAAATCCAAGACAGACGTCATACGGGATTTATGTAAATGAGTATAAATGTAAGGAATGTAAAGATTGTTTTCATAGAGCAAAATGTACCAATAGTAAAACTGGACGAACTATTCGGGTCTCGATAAACCGAGAGACAATGGATGATTTTAAAAAAGAGATGGGGAACGAGGAAAATAAAAAGCTAATTCGTAAACGTAAGGAGATTGTGGAACACCCATTTGGCACTATAAAGAGAAATTTGGGGTTCACTTACTTTATACAAAAAGGAATTAGAAGCGTTCAGGCCGAATTTAGTTTCATATGTTTTGCTTATAATTTTAAAAGAGTCATAAATATTCTGGGAATAAGGGCTTTTATAGATGCTGTAAATGCAAAATAG
- the alr gene encoding alanine racemase, which produces MYTGRIEVSESALSHNLRLFRSIIGPEIMLCAVVKSNAYGHGMKLVAGLALKQGADLLAVNCLDEAMELKEAFPSANILIMGQIEDIKKYRAELSYEKFWIVVSRSEDVATLSSFSPMPRIHLKTDTGMGRLGFSGKKGYEVIDEIRSKKLPLHGLLSHFASAEDFTEHSYSRLQLSRFMEYKEYTKKVGYENLIYHTASSASTLLFPQARQDMVRIGISMYGLWPSDTTRYSMALLGHPEPELKPVLSWKTGIAHVQEVSPGSYIGYGSTYRMNYAAKIAVLPVGYYEGYNRRLSNQSYVLIRNQRAYIIGRVCMNMCMADVSHIPGVSPGDDVVLIGRAGEEEVSADLLAGLSGSINYDIVTGINAKIPRYII; this is translated from the coding sequence ATGTATACGGGAAGAATAGAAGTCTCGGAATCGGCTCTTTCGCATAACCTCAGGCTTTTCCGCTCCATCATTGGTCCGGAGATAATGCTCTGTGCGGTGGTAAAATCCAATGCTTACGGGCACGGAATGAAGCTTGTCGCCGGTCTTGCCCTGAAACAGGGTGCTGATTTACTGGCAGTAAACTGTCTCGACGAGGCTATGGAACTTAAGGAAGCCTTTCCTTCGGCCAATATACTGATAATGGGGCAGATCGAGGATATCAAGAAATACAGAGCTGAGCTTTCCTATGAAAAGTTCTGGATAGTTGTATCCCGATCGGAAGATGTAGCTACACTCTCTTCTTTTAGTCCCATGCCCCGGATTCACCTGAAAACGGACACGGGAATGGGCCGGCTCGGCTTCTCCGGGAAGAAAGGCTATGAGGTAATTGACGAGATTCGCTCAAAAAAACTACCCTTGCACGGCCTTCTCAGCCACTTTGCCTCAGCGGAAGATTTTACCGAGCATTCATATTCAAGGTTACAGCTTTCCCGTTTTATGGAGTATAAAGAATACACAAAAAAAGTCGGCTACGAAAACCTTATCTATCACACGGCTTCCTCGGCCTCTACTTTACTTTTCCCTCAGGCCAGACAGGACATGGTACGTATTGGAATTTCTATGTACGGACTCTGGCCGAGTGATACTACCCGCTATTCCATGGCCCTTTTAGGCCATCCGGAACCGGAACTGAAACCGGTTCTGAGCTGGAAGACAGGCATTGCACATGTGCAGGAAGTAAGCCCCGGTTCTTATATCGGATACGGCTCTACCTACCGTATGAACTATGCAGCAAAAATCGCTGTCTTACCGGTAGGTTATTATGAGGGCTATAACCGAAGGCTTTCCAATCAATCCTATGTCCTGATTCGAAACCAGAGAGCTTATATTATCGGACGAGTCTGCATGAATATGTGTATGGCGGATGTAAGCCATATACCGGGAGTTTCACCCGGTGATGATGTAGTTTTAATCGGAAGGGCAGGGGAAGAAGAAGTCAGTGCTGATTTGCTTGCAGGTCTATCGGGAAGCATTAACTATGATATTGTAACCGGAATCAATGCAAAGATTCCGAGATACATAATTTGA
- a CDS encoding MFS transporter yields the protein MEEIRQPQEKYPVFTLILIFFTMLPVTMIVPVFKDLIKDRLGGDNLMVSFFMSSAMLGSFLFSPVAGFLSDKFRNRKTFISIFAILDGLCFFLLSRISSLNLLQGVRFIEGVCHVFVIGLLLSLISDRENDPSSKRFFKKGLLLGVSGSLLSLGVGIGSPLGVFGRKDPLLPFYIAGTLMLLIGFLSIFFLKDHPFHFQAPVTLRNWYRAFKKNVFILLPYAYTFIDRFSVGFLVTTFNLHLREDLHLKPGEVGLSLSLVLIPMSLLSYPFALVSKKTGTLPLMMLGSVLYGLCIGFAGFAEEKIWLWFWLLLAGLGAGVMFVPSMIFCSSIAPEGYNASVMAGFTGFGSIGFMLGPIVAGLIEPGFIERFGKSNGFSLLSLLIGSMEIGIVILSIPFYNTFKGKKNE from the coding sequence ATGGAAGAAATAAGGCAGCCGCAGGAAAAATACCCGGTTTTTACCCTGATCTTGATTTTTTTTACCATGCTTCCTGTCACTATGATCGTGCCGGTTTTCAAAGACCTGATTAAGGACAGGCTCGGTGGAGATAACCTGATGGTTTCTTTTTTTATGAGTTCTGCCATGCTCGGTTCCTTTCTCTTTTCCCCGGTAGCCGGTTTTCTTTCTGATAAATTTCGGAACCGAAAGACCTTTATCTCTATCTTTGCCATCCTCGATGGACTTTGCTTTTTTTTACTGAGCCGAATTTCTTCTCTAAATCTCTTACAGGGGGTTCGTTTTATAGAGGGAGTATGCCACGTTTTTGTTATCGGCCTTTTACTCTCCCTTATTTCCGACAGAGAAAATGATCCCTCCAGCAAACGCTTTTTTAAAAAAGGTCTTCTCCTTGGAGTTTCGGGAAGTCTTCTCAGCCTCGGTGTGGGCATAGGTTCACCACTCGGAGTCTTCGGAAGAAAAGACCCCCTTCTTCCCTTTTATATAGCAGGCACTTTGATGCTGCTGATTGGCTTTCTATCTATCTTTTTCTTGAAAGACCATCCTTTTCACTTTCAGGCCCCGGTTACTCTTAGGAACTGGTACAGGGCTTTTAAGAAAAATGTGTTTATACTTTTACCCTATGCCTATACTTTTATAGACAGGTTCTCGGTCGGTTTTCTTGTCACTACATTCAATCTGCATCTAAGAGAAGATCTTCACTTAAAGCCCGGTGAAGTGGGTCTTTCTCTGTCTTTAGTTTTAATCCCGATGAGCCTACTTTCTTATCCTTTTGCCCTTGTTTCCAAAAAAACAGGAACCCTACCCTTAATGATGCTGGGTTCCGTTCTCTACGGACTCTGCATTGGCTTTGCAGGCTTTGCAGAAGAAAAAATATGGCTCTGGTTCTGGCTTTTGCTCGCAGGTCTGGGTGCCGGGGTTATGTTTGTGCCTTCCATGATCTTTTGTTCCTCTATAGCACCTGAGGGTTATAATGCCAGTGTAATGGCAGGGTTTACGGGTTTTGGTTCTATTGGTTTTATGTTAGGGCCGATTGTAGCCGGACTTATAGAACCGGGCTTTATAGAAAGATTCGGAAAAAGCAATGGCTTTTCTCTCTTATCTCTATTGATTGGTTCTATGGAAATAGGAATTGTTATTTTAAGTATTCCATTTTATAATACATTTAAAGGAAAGAAAAATGAGTGA
- a CDS encoding anthranilate synthase component I family protein, translated as MIEKIQLPRKPVYKKIPISEEFCSLFRKLEQKYDNCFIFESLGEESYNSRYSILGFSPDKIFRARANTLYINDEAHNCENPYFTLRDIIPSNILSRNYAGGLVGYLSYEAMNYFEPSLKLPSHALFDDFVFGLYLDGLIYDKMTGDNFYFHYGHDRSDILLALQEEKLQENKTLEIELKGYTMTEEKHRESVMETIEEIKSGNTFQCQIGFKTEYSYSGSLFSVYNKLREVNPSPHMFCFKFQDTGIVGASPELLFRLHNGEMETYPLAGSIRRGKTKEEDLQLAKTLLNDPKEIAEHNMLVDLHRNDIGRVARFGSVKVRRLMDIKKFSHIQHISSEVIGLIKKGEDMFTSLAYNFPAGTLSGAPKIESMKIIHRIEKNPRGPYGGAIGHFGFNGNCTFAIPIRTFFVKGEYGYTQASGGIVYDSKPENEYDEVMRKSAAVKNVLQSLQKEGI; from the coding sequence GTGATAGAAAAGATACAACTACCCAGGAAACCCGTATATAAGAAAATTCCTATATCTGAAGAGTTCTGTTCCCTCTTCCGAAAGCTAGAGCAGAAATACGATAACTGTTTCATTTTTGAATCCTTAGGAGAAGAGAGTTATAATTCTCGCTATTCTATATTAGGTTTTTCTCCCGATAAAATTTTCCGTGCCAGGGCAAATACGCTTTACATCAACGACGAAGCTCATAACTGTGAAAACCCTTACTTTACACTGAGAGACATTATTCCTTCCAATATCCTTTCCCGGAATTATGCAGGCGGGCTTGTGGGTTATCTATCGTATGAGGCAATGAACTATTTTGAACCTTCCCTGAAGCTACCTTCTCACGCACTATTTGATGACTTTGTTTTCGGTCTTTATCTGGACGGGCTTATCTATGATAAAATGACAGGAGACAACTTTTATTTTCATTACGGCCATGATCGCTCAGACATTCTTCTTGCCTTACAGGAAGAAAAGCTTCAAGAAAATAAAACCTTAGAAATCGAGTTGAAAGGCTATACCATGACGGAAGAAAAACATAGAGAATCGGTTATGGAAACCATTGAAGAAATCAAGTCCGGAAATACTTTTCAGTGCCAGATAGGTTTTAAAACGGAGTATTCTTACAGTGGTTCTCTCTTCTCGGTTTATAATAAACTGAGAGAAGTAAACCCTTCTCCGCATATGTTCTGTTTTAAGTTTCAAGATACCGGTATTGTAGGAGCCAGTCCTGAGCTTCTCTTCCGACTGCACAATGGAGAGATGGAAACCTATCCTTTAGCAGGCTCTATTCGACGGGGTAAAACGAAAGAAGAAGACTTACAATTGGCCAAAACCCTACTCAACGACCCGAAAGAAATCGCAGAACATAATATGCTGGTAGACCTGCACAGAAATGATATAGGTAGAGTCGCCCGCTTTGGTAGTGTCAAGGTAAGAAGGCTCATGGATATTAAGAAATTCAGCCATATCCAACACATTTCCAGTGAAGTCATCGGTCTCATAAAAAAGGGAGAAGATATGTTTACAAGTCTTGCCTATAATTTCCCTGCCGGAACTCTATCCGGTGCTCCCAAAATTGAGTCTATGAAAATCATACACCGCATTGAAAAGAATCCAAGAGGGCCCTACGGGGGAGCTATCGGTCATTTTGGTTTCAATGGAAATTGTACCTTTGCCATTCCGATTCGCACCTTTTTTGTTAAAGGAGAATATGGCTATACCCAGGCCTCCGGAGGAATTGTTTATGATTCAAAGCCGGAAAATGAATACGACGAAGTGATGCGAAAATCGGCTGCTGTAAAAAATGTCCTGCAAAGCCTGCAAAAAGAAGGTATATAA
- a CDS encoding aminodeoxychorismate/anthranilate synthase component II: MKVLIIDNYDSFTYNLYQYIGELLENHTESFILDVKRNDEISLAEIKERKYERIIISPGPGDPSDKAYFGVCSEVILELGKTVPVLGVCLGMQGIVHYFGGRIVRAELPRHGKTSIIEHDSSGVFTELPQGLEIMRYHSLIAEVSSIPSCLVVTAKVTGKETPEIMGVRHKEYPIEGIQFHPESFATEGGMKMLENFLFLN; the protein is encoded by the coding sequence ATGAAAGTCTTAATTATTGATAACTACGATTCTTTTACCTATAATTTATATCAGTATATAGGTGAACTTTTAGAGAATCATACCGAAAGTTTCATTTTAGATGTAAAACGTAATGATGAGATAAGTCTTGCAGAAATTAAAGAAAGAAAATATGAACGAATTATTATATCCCCCGGCCCGGGTGACCCTTCCGACAAAGCTTACTTCGGAGTTTGTTCCGAGGTAATTTTAGAATTGGGTAAAACGGTTCCGGTTCTGGGGGTTTGTCTCGGAATGCAGGGAATTGTGCATTATTTCGGTGGACGAATTGTTCGTGCTGAACTTCCGAGACACGGGAAAACAAGTATCATAGAACACGATTCTTCCGGCGTTTTTACTGAACTACCCCAGGGCCTGGAAATTATGCGCTACCATTCTCTCATTGCTGAAGTTTCCAGCATTCCTTCCTGCCTCGTCGTTACAGCAAAGGTGACGGGTAAAGAAACACCGGAGATTATGGGAGTGAGACACAAAGAATATCCGATTGAGGGTATACAGTTTCATCCGGAGTCTTTTGCTACCGAGGGCGGAATGAAAATGTTGGAAAACTTCCTTTTTCTAAATTAG
- a CDS encoding PAS domain S-box protein — protein sequence MNNVNSDKFLKTSTIGFAYHEILTDTTGKPVDFRFLDANLYFEKLSGLKLSLILGKTASSLFPPYQEELKNWIGILAKVALQGGVETIEQYIPGLDKWLEVQLYSNEKGYCTTLLIDITERKIVEEKLLFQLTLQKHIAGASSELAAVNNTKEFDITIDSILNKLGNILSANRSYFFQFSENLDSFSNTHEWCAPQAISIKEKLQDLELSKMPWFKKTILKKKMVIINDVSKLPKEAVFEKEKLIQHNINSLVLLPTIGVNKKLSGFLGFETSKKSYDWSSEILSMLEIITNSIGNTLERLNSIQQLKESEDLLSASITVLDQPFAIINAENFSIIKANIAYGGDGVVGEKCYKVSHHLNHPCSGPDDPCPLVRLREEKKPITVTHTHYDKSGRERKIEIHAYPLFSDDGELKQIVENSVDITERKRTEKALNETFLRLKEAQHLAKIGSWELDLVENKLSWSDEIYSIFGLDVRTFEPSYEAFLNAIHPEDKELVNKAYTDSLKTQKPYAIIHRLLLHDGRIKYIHEQCRTEFSRDGKPLRSVGTVQDITETKEAEKALLRERERLDSIIKGTNVGTWEWNVQTGETVFNERWAELIGYTLDELEPVSIETWTRHSHPEDLKESNKILQRVFNGELEHYECECRMRHRDGHWIWILDRGSVSSWTADGKPLYMSGTHQDITENKLANAALRESEERFRHLFEKHNAVMLLIEPETGQIIDANESAERFYGYSIQTLKKMHISEINTISPEEINIKLKHANKQNFNFFIFPHRLSSGEVRTVEVHSSPVVVKGKFLLFSIIHDITERTKAEEELKKAKRDAEAASRVKSEFLANMSHEIRTPMNAVLGFTELLLETKLNAVQRQHLETIHSSGETLLRIINDILDFSKIEAGKLDLELINTDLFELAWQSIDIIKYSADKKDLNLILNIDPQTPRFLVTDPTRLLQILTNLLSNAIKFTERGNVTLKISYTPSHDPKGEFHFSVQDTGIGISKEQQVKLFQAFTQADSSTTRKFGGTGLGLLISAQLVQKMGGELKLDSVIGEGSNFFFSLKAKCIKGKNTKQSNFSLTTKTLTENPHPVLDKNEPPPEKTVKSKSRNQKTFVVLIAEDNPINLLLVKAMISKALNPIEILEAKNGQEVLEIMRRKKPDLIIMDVQMPEMDGNEATRRIRQNEFDKNLPHIPIVALTAGALLEERQKSLESGMDAFLTKPIQREQLKEMLEKYLISQCT from the coding sequence ATGAATAATGTGAACTCTGATAAGTTTTTGAAAACTTCAACTATAGGCTTTGCTTACCACGAAATCCTAACAGATACAACGGGAAAACCGGTAGATTTTAGATTTTTAGATGCAAATCTTTATTTCGAGAAGTTAAGCGGTTTAAAACTCAGTCTTATACTCGGTAAAACAGCCAGTTCCCTTTTTCCTCCTTATCAGGAAGAATTAAAGAATTGGATTGGCATCCTGGCAAAAGTAGCCTTACAGGGTGGTGTAGAAACTATAGAGCAGTATATACCCGGGCTGGATAAATGGTTGGAAGTTCAGCTCTATTCTAATGAAAAAGGATACTGTACCACCCTTCTTATCGATATTACTGAAAGAAAAATCGTAGAAGAGAAATTACTATTTCAACTGACTCTTCAAAAGCACATAGCCGGGGCTTCTTCCGAACTGGCCGCTGTAAATAATACAAAGGAATTTGATATTACTATAGATTCTATCCTGAATAAATTAGGTAATATTTTGAGTGCGAATCGTAGTTACTTTTTTCAATTCTCCGAAAATTTGGATAGTTTTAGCAATACCCATGAATGGTGTGCTCCTCAAGCCATATCAATTAAAGAAAAGCTTCAAGATTTAGAATTAAGTAAAATGCCCTGGTTTAAAAAAACAATCCTGAAGAAAAAAATGGTTATCATTAATGATGTATCCAAACTTCCCAAAGAAGCTGTCTTCGAAAAAGAGAAATTAATACAGCACAACATCAACTCTCTCGTATTATTACCCACAATAGGCGTGAATAAAAAGTTAAGCGGCTTTTTGGGTTTTGAAACTTCAAAGAAGTCCTATGATTGGTCATCTGAAATCCTCTCCATGCTTGAAATTATCACGAATAGTATTGGAAATACATTAGAGCGTTTAAATTCGATTCAACAACTTAAAGAAAGTGAAGATTTACTCTCCGCTTCTATTACAGTATTAGACCAACCCTTTGCAATTATCAATGCTGAGAACTTTTCTATTATAAAAGCTAATATAGCTTATGGAGGGGATGGTGTTGTCGGAGAAAAATGTTATAAAGTTTCTCATCATCTAAATCATCCCTGTTCAGGGCCGGATGATCCCTGTCCTCTTGTCAGGCTCAGAGAAGAAAAAAAGCCTATTACGGTTACCCATACACATTATGATAAGTCAGGTAGGGAGAGAAAAATCGAAATTCACGCGTATCCCCTTTTTTCAGATGATGGAGAATTAAAGCAAATTGTCGAAAATAGTGTAGACATCACAGAGCGCAAAAGAACCGAAAAAGCATTAAATGAAACTTTCCTTAGATTAAAGGAAGCCCAGCACCTGGCCAAAATTGGAAGCTGGGAACTGGATCTGGTGGAGAATAAGCTTAGCTGGTCAGATGAGATTTATAGCATATTTGGATTAGATGTCAGGACTTTCGAACCCAGTTATGAAGCATTCTTAAATGCCATTCATCCGGAAGATAAAGAACTGGTGAATAAGGCATATACAGATTCCTTAAAAACTCAAAAACCTTATGCTATAATTCATCGCTTACTTTTACACGATGGTAGAATTAAATATATTCACGAACAATGTAGAACCGAATTTTCAAGAGATGGAAAACCCTTACGCTCTGTGGGTACAGTCCAGGATATAACCGAAACCAAGGAGGCCGAAAAAGCCCTTCTCCGAGAGAGAGAAAGGTTAGATTCTATTATCAAGGGGACCAATGTGGGTACCTGGGAATGGAATGTGCAAACCGGAGAAACTGTCTTTAATGAGCGCTGGGCAGAATTAATCGGTTATACACTGGATGAACTGGAACCTGTATCCATTGAAACCTGGACCAGACACTCTCATCCGGAAGATTTAAAAGAAAGCAATAAAATATTGCAAAGAGTTTTCAACGGTGAATTAGAGCATTACGAATGCGAGTGCCGCATGAGACATAGAGACGGTCACTGGATCTGGATCTTAGATAGAGGTTCTGTTTCGAGTTGGACAGCGGACGGAAAACCCCTGTATATGTCCGGCACACACCAGGATATTACTGAAAATAAACTGGCTAATGCCGCCCTTCGAGAAAGTGAAGAACGATTTCGTCACCTATTCGAGAAACACAATGCCGTAATGTTATTAATTGAACCGGAAACAGGACAGATCATCGATGCTAATGAATCAGCGGAAAGGTTTTATGGGTATTCCATTCAAACCTTAAAAAAAATGCATATTAGTGAAATCAATACTATTTCTCCTGAAGAAATAAATATTAAATTAAAACATGCAAATAAGCAAAACTTTAACTTCTTTATTTTTCCGCATCGACTTTCAAGTGGAGAAGTACGTACTGTAGAAGTCCACTCTTCACCGGTAGTCGTCAAAGGGAAGTTTCTCTTATTTTCCATTATCCATGACATTACCGAAAGAACAAAAGCAGAAGAAGAGCTAAAGAAAGCCAAGAGAGATGCAGAGGCAGCCAGCCGAGTAAAATCAGAGTTTTTGGCTAACATGAGTCATGAAATACGAACACCTATGAATGCTGTTTTAGGGTTCACTGAGTTATTACTGGAGACGAAACTAAATGCTGTTCAGAGACAACACTTAGAAACCATACATTCGAGCGGAGAAACTCTGCTTCGAATTATTAATGATATACTCGATTTTTCTAAAATAGAAGCTGGAAAATTAGACCTAGAACTCATTAATACCGATCTTTTTGAACTAGCCTGGCAAAGCATTGACATTATCAAGTATTCAGCAGATAAAAAAGATTTAAACCTGATTCTCAATATAGACCCTCAAACTCCGAGATTTTTAGTTACCGATCCGACACGTCTTCTTCAGATACTCACCAACCTTTTGAGTAATGCAATTAAATTTACAGAGAGAGGAAATGTTACTTTAAAAATTTCTTATACACCAAGCCATGACCCGAAAGGAGAATTTCATTTTTCCGTGCAGGATACAGGAATCGGGATTTCTAAAGAACAGCAGGTGAAATTATTTCAGGCTTTCACACAGGCCGATAGCTCCACCACCCGTAAATTCGGAGGAACAGGACTCGGACTTCTTATTTCAGCACAATTAGTACAAAAAATGGGAGGAGAGTTAAAGTTAGATAGTGTTATCGGAGAAGGTTCCAATTTCTTTTTTAGCTTGAAAGCTAAATGTATAAAAGGAAAGAATACAAAGCAGTCCAACTTTAGCCTGACAACAAAAACTCTTACAGAAAACCCCCATCCGGTATTGGATAAGAATGAGCCGCCTCCAGAGAAAACTGTAAAATCAAAATCCCGGAATCAGAAAACATTTGTAGTCTTAATAGCAGAGGATAATCCAATTAACCTTCTATTAGTCAAAGCTATGATAAGCAAAGCCCTTAATCCTATCGAAATTTTAGAAGCAAAAAATGGACAGGAAGTTTTAGAAATCATGAGAAGAAAAAAACCGGATCTAATTATTATGGATGTGCAAATGCCGGAAATGGATGGGAACGAAGCTACCAGACGAATAAGGCAAAATGAATTTGATAAAAACCTCCCCCATATTCCTATTGTAGCCCTGACTGCCGGGGCCTTACTTGAAGAAAGACAAAAAAGTCTGGAAAGTGGTATGGATGCTTTTTTAACCAAACCGATCCAGAGAGAACAACTAAAAGAAATGTTGGAAAAATACTTAATCTCGCAATGCACCTGA
- a CDS encoding SDR family oxidoreductase — protein MSLLSMIMPKGKNGFGYGSTAEEVTQGVSLTGKTVLVTGCNSGLGKESMRALALRGARIVGTARTEEKAEKACKEVGGENALGLACDLSEPSSVRACIQSIKELGIKLDVIICNAGIMALPKLEKSYGYELQFFTNHIGHYILVNGLLDELTEEGRVVMLSSSAHNMAPKEGIQFDNLDGEKSYRDWTAYGQSKFANLLFAKDLAERFKGTKKAAFSVHPGVIRTNLSRHLHPLANFLFGLIGPLFLKTVEEGAATQCYAATAKDLTIHSGSYLQDCNISKPRPDAENPELARKLREESERIITGL, from the coding sequence ATGTCTTTATTATCAATGATTATGCCCAAAGGTAAAAATGGTTTTGGATATGGGAGTACCGCTGAAGAAGTGACTCAAGGTGTATCCCTTACCGGGAAAACGGTTCTTGTTACCGGTTGTAATTCAGGTCTGGGAAAAGAATCGATGAGGGCTTTGGCTTTACGGGGTGCAAGAATTGTCGGAACAGCCAGAACTGAAGAAAAAGCAGAAAAAGCCTGTAAAGAAGTTGGAGGAGAGAATGCACTCGGTTTGGCCTGTGATTTATCTGAGCCTTCGAGTGTTCGTGCCTGCATACAATCCATAAAAGAACTTGGGATTAAACTGGATGTAATAATCTGCAATGCAGGTATTATGGCTCTTCCTAAATTAGAAAAATCTTATGGATATGAGTTGCAGTTCTTTACCAATCATATTGGACATTATATTCTGGTGAATGGATTATTAGATGAGTTGACTGAAGAAGGAAGGGTAGTTATGCTGAGCAGTTCTGCTCACAATATGGCTCCGAAAGAAGGAATTCAATTCGATAATCTTGATGGTGAAAAAAGTTATAGAGATTGGACTGCATACGGACAATCCAAGTTTGCCAATCTTCTATTTGCAAAGGATCTGGCAGAGAGATTCAAAGGAACAAAAAAAGCTGCATTTTCCGTGCATCCCGGGGTTATTCGAACTAACTTAAGTCGACACCTGCATCCGCTTGCCAATTTCTTATTTGGCCTTATAGGTCCTTTGTTTTTAAAGACCGTGGAAGAAGGAGCCGCTACCCAGTGTTACGCTGCTACAGCAAAGGATCTTACTATTCATTCCGGATCTTATTTACAGGATTGTAATATTTCAAAACCGAGACCTGATGCGGAAAATCCGGAACTTGCAAGAAAACTAAGGGAAGAATCGGAACGAATTATTACTGGTTTATGA